The following are encoded in a window of Rosa chinensis cultivar Old Blush chromosome 4, RchiOBHm-V2, whole genome shotgun sequence genomic DNA:
- the LOC121052439 gene encoding uncharacterized protein LOC121052439, producing the protein MSLKGYAGLEEDPAEEMDEEEIDRATLWVRGRQTKDGHFKDDNTKETAEKIASLKKKVADGELSTCGTTDVLILALGTHEHGGRVHGVCGFINPNAYFHLPKQRKESLEATVRVSMQKILSEEREKIVDEAREKIIEEVKEKIIAEERAFWSAKFAELEAKVNGKERDGNCTIAHGYVSGQGSCSRTADDIAQQQAKISLEAEEGMKSVEGTRVLEALEVIEKKALHTKKGSNKVVKNVHPTCPKVVVNVALHPNLDETVEENVVPIDIKDPEQEEGA; encoded by the exons ATGTCCCTTAAGGGATATGCTGGATTGGAGGAAGACCCG GCTGAAGAAATGGATGAGGAAGAAATTGATAGGGCCACTTTATGGGTCAGAGGACGACAAACCAAGGATGGTCATTTCAAGGATGACAACACAAAAGAGACTGCTGAAAAAATA GCAAGCTTGAAGAAAAAGGTTGCTGATGGCGAACTGAGCACATGCGGAACTACTGATGTCTTGATCTTAGCATTGGGGACTCATGAGCATGGGGGTAGAGTGCATGGAGTGTGTGGTTTCATCAATCCCAATGCTTACTTCCACCTCCCTAAACAGAGAAAGGAGAGCCTAGAAGCAACTGTTAGAGTTAGTATGCAGAAAATACTatcagaggagagagagaagatagtaGATGAGGCAAGGGAAAAGATAATTGAGGAGGTAAAGGAAAAAATTATTGCTGAAGAGCGTGCTTTTTGGTCTGCAAAATTTGCAGAACTTGAGGCAAAGgtaaatggaaaagaaagagatgggAACTGTACTATTGCTCATGGATATGTTTCTGGCCAAGGAAGCTGTTCACGCACAGCCGATGACATTGCTCAACAACAAGCAAAAATTTCCTTGGAAGCTGAAGAAGGCATGAAATCTGTGGAAGGAACAAGAGTTTTGGAGGCTTTGGAAGTGATTGAAAAAAAGGCTTTGCATACAAAGAAGGGTTCCAACAAAGTGGTGAAGAATGTACATCCCACCTGCCCCAAAGTAGTTGTCAATGTGGCATTGCATCCGAATCTGGATGAAACTGTGGAAGAAAATGTTGTACCAATTGATATAAAGGATCCAGAGCAAGAGGAGGGGGCATAA